A single Phoenix dactylifera cultivar Barhee BC4 chromosome 1, palm_55x_up_171113_PBpolish2nd_filt_p, whole genome shotgun sequence DNA region contains:
- the LOC120111506 gene encoding 60S ribosomal protein L7-2-like, whose protein sequence is MATEEAKAVIPESVLKKRKREEEWVIAKKKNLDAKKNKDRENRKLIFSRAQQYAKEYEDQEKELIHLKREARMKGGFYVSPEAKLLFIIRIRGINAMHPKTRKILQLLRLRQIFNGVFLKVNKATVNMLRRVEPYVTYGYPNLKSVRELIYKRGYGKLNKQRIPLSDNSIIEQGLGKYGIICIEDLVHEIMTVGPHFKEANNFLWPFKLKAPLGGLKKKRKHYVEGGDAGNRENYINELIRRMN, encoded by the exons ATGGCGACAGAGGAAGCGAAGGCGGTGATCCCCGAATCGGtgctgaagaagaggaagagggaggaggagtgGGTGATTGCGAAGAAGAAGAATCTCGACGCCAAGAAGAACAAAGACCGTGAGAACCGGAAGCTCATCTTTAGCAGAGCCCAGCAATATGCCAAGGAGTATGAGGATCAG GAGAAGGAACTGATCCATTTGAAGAGAGAGGCGAGGATGAAGGGAGGTTTCTATGTTAGCCCCGAAGCCAAGCTTCTCTTCATCATCCGAATTCGAGG CATCAATGCCATGCACCCAAAAACGCGAAAGATTTTGCAGCTCCTTCGTCTCAGACAG ATATTTAATGGAGTGTTTCTGAAAGTTAACAAGGCGACCGTGAACATGTTGCGTAGGGTTGAGCCTTACGTGACATATGG GTACCCTAACTTGAAGAGTGTGAGGGAACTAATTTACAAGAGAGGCTACGGGAAGTTGAACAAGCAGAGGATTCCTCTCTCAGACAATTCTATTATTGAGCAG GGCTTGGGGAAGTACGGCATTATCTGCATTGAAGACCTTGTTCATGAGATCATGACTGTTGGACCGCACTTCAAGGAGGCAAACAACTTCCTGTGGCCATTCAAGCTTAAGGCACCATTGGGTGgcctgaagaagaagaggaagcactaTGTGGAAGGAGGGGATGCTGGAAACCGTGAGAATTACATTAACGAGCTTATCAGAAGGATGAACTAG